A genomic stretch from Gorilla gorilla gorilla isolate KB3781 chromosome 20, NHGRI_mGorGor1-v2.1_pri, whole genome shotgun sequence includes:
- the ACTL9 gene encoding actin-like protein 9 codes for MDASRPKSSESQSSLEAARPGPNPSPNVVNKPLQRDSPGMVTDRLPPKTGAVVIDMGTGTCKVGFAGQASPTYTVATILGCQPKKPATSGQSGLQTFIGEAARVRPELTLVQPLRSGIVVDWDAAELIWRHLLEHDLRVATHDHPLLFSDPPFSPATNREKLVEVAFESLRSPAMYVASQSVLSVYAHGRVSGLVVDTGHGVTYTVPVFQGYNLLHATGRLDLAGNHLTAFLAEMLLQAGLPLGQQDLDLVENIKHHYCYVASDFQKEQARPEQEYKRTLKLPDGRTVTLGKELFQCPELLFNPPEVPGLSPVGLSTMAKQSLRKLSLEMRADLAQNVLLCGGSSLFTGFEGRFRAEMLRALPAETHVVVAAQPTRNFSVWIGGSILASLRAFQSCWVLREQYEEQGPYIVYRKCY; via the coding sequence ATGGATGCAAGTCGCCCCAAGTCCTCGGAATCCCAGTCCTCCCTGGAGGCCGCCAGGCCCGGCCCAAACCCCAGTCCCAACGTGGTGAACAAGCCCCTGCAGCGGGACTCCCCCGGCATGGTGACCGACAGGCTGCCACCAAAGACCGGCGCGGTGGTTATTGACATGGGCACAGGCACCTGTAAGGTAGGTTTTGCTGGGCAGGCCAGCCCCACCTACACCGTGGCCACCATCCTGGGCTGCCAGCCCAAGAAACCCGCCACCTCGGGGCAGTCCGGGCTACAGACGTTCATCGGCGAGGCAGCCCGCGTGCGCCCAGAGCTGACGCTGGTGCAACCCCTGCGCAGCGGCATCGTCGTGGACTGGGATGCCGCCGAGCTCATCTGGCGCCACCTGCTGGAGCACGACCTCCGAGTGGCCACCCACGACCACCCGCTGCTGTTCTCCGACCCACCCTTCAGCCCGGCCACCAACCGCGAGAAGCTAGTGGAGGTGGCCTTCGAGTCGCTGCGCTCCCCAGCCATGTACGTGGCATCGCAGTCGGTGCTGTCTGTCTACGCCCACGGTCGTGTCAGCGGGCTGGTGGTGGACACGGGACACGGGGTCACCTACACAGTGCCCGTCTTCCAGGGCTACAACCTGCTCCACGCCACGGGGCGTCTGGACCTGGCGGGCAACCACCTGACAGCCTTCCTGGCGGAGATGCTGCTCCAGGCCGGCCTGCCCCTGGGACAGCAGGACCTGGACCTAGTGGAGAACATTAAGCACCACTATTGCTACGTGGCCTCCGACTTCCAGAAGGAGCAGGCCCGGCCGGAGCAGGAGTACAAGCGGACTCTGAAGCTGCCCGATGGGCGCACGGTCACCCTGGGCAAGGAGCTGTTCCAGTGTCCGGAGCTGCTGTTCAACCCCCCAGAGGTCCCGGGGCTGTCACCCGTCGGCCTCTCCACCATGGCCAAGCAGAGTCTCCGCAAGTTGTCACTGGAGATGCGCGCGGACTTGGCCCAAAACGTGCTTCTCTGCGGTGGGTCCTCGCTCTTCACTGGCTTCGAGGGTCGCTTCCGGGCAGAGATGCTGCGCGCTCTGCCAGCCGAGACCCACGTGGTGGTGGCTGCCCAGCCCACCAGGAATTTCTCCGTATGGATCGGGGGCTCCATCCTGGCCTCCCTGCGCGCCTTCCAGTCCTGCTGGGTCCTGAGGGAGCAGTACGAGGAACAGGGTCCCTATATCGTGTACCGCAAATGCTACTGA